The following are encoded together in the Tepidiforma bonchosmolovskayae genome:
- the glgB gene encoding 1,4-alpha-glucan branching protein GlgB — protein MRKPETDSAFGDFDLHLFNEGNHAGLYRLMGAHVVAGGVRFAVWAPNASAVAVAGDFNGWEPRVNELRCLGPSGVWEGVVPGAKAGDRYKYVIRNRDTGEELWKADPFAFRAELPPATASVVAGLEYAWGDADWMARRSEVNRHDRPIAIYEVHLGSWRRGPDGAMLGYRELAPLLAEHAVRHGFTHVELMPVMEHPFYGSWGYQVTGYFAPSSRWGSPQDLMYLVDTLHQAGVGVILDWVPSHFPDDAFALARFDGTHLYEHADPRRGYHPDWGSLVFNYGRHEVRSFLLSSAMFWLDVYHADGLRVDAVASMLYLDYSRKPGEWEPNVFGGREDLDAIRFLRKLNETVYLLAPGTQTVAEESTAWPMVSRPTSMGGLGFGFKWDMGWMHDTLLYFRNDPVHRKYHHNLLTFRALYGFTENFVLALSHDEVVHGKGSLLAKMPGDDWQKFANLRLLFAYQWTLPGKKLLFMGQEFGQWAEWNHDRELDWWLAGFDRHEGLARLVADLNRLYREYPALHATDHDPAGFEWIECDNADESTLAFLRRSPDGKREVAVALNFTPVPRVSHVIGVPHGGTWREVLNTDAAEYWGSGMGNLGGVEAEAMPAHGRPWSLHIVLPPLGAVVFAHEEG, from the coding sequence GTGAGGAAACCTGAGACGGATTCGGCGTTCGGGGATTTTGACCTGCACCTGTTCAACGAGGGGAACCACGCCGGGCTGTACCGGCTGATGGGGGCGCATGTCGTGGCCGGGGGCGTACGGTTTGCGGTCTGGGCGCCGAATGCGAGTGCAGTGGCGGTGGCGGGGGATTTCAACGGGTGGGAGCCGCGGGTGAACGAGCTGCGCTGCCTCGGCCCTTCGGGGGTGTGGGAGGGCGTCGTGCCGGGAGCGAAGGCGGGCGACCGGTACAAGTACGTCATCCGGAACCGGGACACGGGCGAGGAGCTGTGGAAGGCGGACCCGTTCGCGTTCCGGGCGGAGCTTCCGCCGGCGACGGCGTCGGTGGTGGCCGGGCTGGAGTACGCCTGGGGCGACGCGGACTGGATGGCCCGGCGCAGCGAGGTGAACCGGCACGACCGGCCGATCGCCATCTACGAGGTGCACCTGGGGTCGTGGCGGCGCGGCCCGGACGGGGCGATGCTGGGCTACCGGGAGCTTGCGCCGCTGCTGGCGGAGCACGCGGTCCGGCACGGCTTTACGCATGTGGAGCTGATGCCGGTGATGGAGCACCCGTTCTACGGGTCGTGGGGCTACCAGGTGACGGGGTACTTCGCGCCGAGCAGCCGGTGGGGTTCGCCGCAGGACCTGATGTACCTGGTCGACACGCTCCACCAGGCGGGTGTGGGGGTGATCCTGGACTGGGTGCCGTCGCACTTCCCGGATGATGCGTTCGCGCTGGCGCGGTTCGACGGGACGCACCTGTACGAGCACGCGGACCCGCGGCGGGGCTACCACCCGGACTGGGGGAGCCTGGTGTTCAACTACGGGCGGCACGAGGTGCGGTCGTTCCTGCTGAGCAGCGCAATGTTCTGGCTGGACGTGTACCACGCCGACGGGCTGCGGGTGGACGCGGTGGCTTCGATGCTCTACCTGGATTATTCGCGGAAGCCAGGGGAATGGGAGCCGAACGTGTTCGGGGGCCGGGAGGACCTGGACGCGATCCGGTTCCTGCGGAAGCTGAACGAGACGGTCTACCTGCTGGCGCCGGGCACGCAGACGGTGGCGGAGGAATCGACGGCGTGGCCGATGGTTTCGCGGCCGACCTCGATGGGCGGGCTGGGGTTCGGCTTCAAGTGGGACATGGGGTGGATGCACGACACACTGCTCTACTTCCGCAATGATCCGGTGCACCGGAAGTACCACCACAACCTGCTGACCTTCCGGGCGCTGTACGGGTTCACGGAGAACTTCGTGCTGGCGCTTTCGCACGACGAGGTGGTGCACGGGAAAGGGTCGCTGCTGGCGAAGATGCCGGGCGATGACTGGCAGAAGTTCGCGAATCTCCGGCTGCTGTTCGCGTACCAGTGGACGCTGCCGGGGAAGAAGCTGCTGTTCATGGGGCAGGAGTTCGGCCAGTGGGCGGAGTGGAACCACGACCGGGAGCTGGACTGGTGGCTGGCGGGCTTCGACCGGCATGAGGGGCTTGCGCGGCTGGTGGCTGACCTGAACCGGCTCTACCGGGAGTACCCGGCGCTACACGCGACGGACCACGACCCGGCGGGGTTCGAATGGATCGAATGTGACAATGCGGACGAAAGCACGCTGGCGTTTTTGCGCCGCTCGCCGGATGGGAAGCGGGAGGTTGCGGTGGCGCTGAACTTCACGCCGGTGCCGCGGGTGAGCCACGTGATCGGAGTGCCGCACGGGGGGACGTGGCGGGAGGTGCTGAACACCGACGCGGCCGAGTACTGGGGGAGCGGGATGGGGAACCTCGGGGGTGTCGAGGCGGAGGCGATGCCGGCGCACGGGAGGCCGTGGTCGCTGCACATTGTGCTGCCGCCGCTGGGCGCGGTGGTGTTCGCGCACGAGGAGGGCTAA
- a CDS encoding MFS transporter, which yields MAQGAATGGAAARPVSRNPFSVPQYRAWWLASVAAGSGVGIQAVTVPLFIRDRVDSERLPLAIAAALICQTLPGAAFALLGGVVADRVDRRRVLIRTYLVAAAVSLVYVVLAGADVRWVWPVFILAAIVGSAGAFTNPARQAMMPQILDQAQIQNGAIFGTLAFMATLQFGGPTAGGLLSDAAGLPVAFAAEAALLGAAALLFWRIATDRPVPTGRSVRADLAAGVRYVVREPTLRGILALGTVPGVLIMGPFAVTVVLMVGAEFGAADRWVGLLWGSFGAGIVAGSLLLSVVRVPRRGLLLAGSLVGGPLFTLGYGLAPNTGTAMAFLFAAGIAGPAIFINFAVALLQEHADRAMMGRVMSMYGLAFTASVPVGYLQAGIQASLWGPRPTLVTSTALCTAVGMAAVLFLRPVTRLR from the coding sequence ATGGCGCAGGGGGCAGCGACAGGCGGCGCAGCCGCGCGGCCGGTCTCGCGCAATCCGTTCAGCGTGCCGCAGTACCGGGCGTGGTGGCTGGCATCGGTTGCTGCGGGCTCCGGGGTGGGCATCCAGGCGGTGACGGTGCCGCTCTTCATCCGCGACCGGGTGGACTCGGAGCGGCTGCCGCTGGCGATTGCGGCGGCGCTCATTTGCCAGACGCTGCCCGGGGCGGCGTTCGCACTCCTGGGCGGGGTGGTGGCAGACCGGGTGGATCGCCGGCGGGTGCTGATCCGTACCTACCTGGTTGCGGCGGCGGTGTCGCTGGTCTACGTGGTGCTGGCAGGCGCGGATGTCCGGTGGGTCTGGCCGGTGTTCATCCTGGCTGCGATCGTGGGTTCGGCGGGCGCGTTCACGAACCCGGCCCGGCAGGCGATGATGCCGCAGATCCTGGACCAGGCGCAGATTCAGAACGGGGCGATTTTCGGGACACTGGCGTTCATGGCGACGCTGCAGTTCGGCGGTCCGACCGCCGGGGGGCTGCTCTCGGACGCGGCCGGGCTGCCGGTCGCGTTCGCGGCCGAGGCGGCGCTGCTTGGGGCGGCAGCGCTGCTGTTCTGGCGTATTGCGACCGACCGGCCGGTTCCGACGGGGCGGAGCGTGCGCGCCGACCTGGCGGCCGGGGTTCGGTACGTGGTGCGGGAGCCGACACTGCGGGGCATCCTGGCGCTCGGGACGGTGCCCGGGGTGCTGATCATGGGGCCGTTCGCGGTAACGGTGGTGCTCATGGTGGGCGCGGAGTTCGGTGCGGCGGACCGGTGGGTGGGGCTGCTGTGGGGATCGTTCGGCGCGGGCATTGTCGCTGGGTCGCTCCTGCTGAGCGTGGTGCGGGTGCCCCGGCGGGGGCTGCTGCTCGCGGGCTCGCTCGTGGGCGGCCCGCTCTTCACCCTCGGCTACGGACTGGCGCCGAACACCGGCACGGCGATGGCGTTCCTGTTCGCGGCGGGCATCGCCGGACCGGCGATTTTCATCAACTTTGCCGTTGCGCTCCTGCAGGAGCATGCGGACCGGGCGATGATGGGCCGGGTGATGAGCATGTACGGCCTGGCATTTACGGCGAGTGTGCCGGTGGGGTACCTGCAGGCGGGTATCCAGGCGAGCCTGTGGGGCCCGCGGCCGACACTGGTGACGAGTACCGCGCTGTGCACGGCGGTCGGCATGGCGGCTGTGCTGTTCCTGCGGCCGGTGACGCGGCTGCGGTGA
- a CDS encoding ABC transporter substrate-binding protein, whose protein sequence is MSARTAGQAKRVADFSAKQVNLTWLFLPTERDQLKAARPDAKFEETQGIGGYIYLRTDKPPFNDKRVRQAIYMALNRKAIRDAISKGEGVPEQLYHVGYPWARQVKDLPQAKYWEYNLAEAKKLLAAAIGEGKTIETTWEHADAAIYTQAYVDTATLAQAQLKQLGINITDVTKPYAQYISTTYQGQYEGMGHSPRAVAYWLDFVTERFTMKPQRGRINLSYVNDPKLEELMDKQRGQFVWEERLQTVRQIEEHVAEEQYEIYFSTDTRTYFWDSNIENYRPTAWFPYTHLMKAWRDA, encoded by the coding sequence GTGAGCGCCCGGACGGCCGGCCAGGCGAAGCGGGTAGCGGACTTCTCTGCAAAGCAGGTGAACCTGACCTGGCTGTTCCTGCCGACCGAGCGCGACCAGCTGAAGGCTGCGCGGCCGGATGCGAAGTTCGAGGAAACGCAGGGGATCGGCGGGTACATCTACCTCCGGACCGACAAGCCGCCCTTCAACGACAAGCGGGTGCGGCAGGCGATCTACATGGCGCTCAACCGGAAGGCGATCCGGGATGCGATTTCGAAGGGCGAGGGCGTGCCCGAGCAGCTCTACCACGTGGGGTACCCATGGGCGCGCCAGGTGAAGGACCTGCCCCAGGCGAAGTACTGGGAGTACAACCTCGCAGAAGCGAAGAAGCTGCTCGCCGCGGCCATCGGCGAAGGGAAGACCATCGAGACGACGTGGGAGCACGCCGACGCGGCGATCTATACGCAGGCGTACGTGGACACGGCGACGCTGGCGCAGGCGCAGCTGAAGCAGCTGGGGATCAACATCACGGATGTGACGAAGCCGTACGCGCAGTACATCTCCACGACGTACCAGGGGCAGTACGAGGGCATGGGCCACAGCCCGCGGGCCGTGGCCTACTGGCTCGACTTCGTGACGGAGCGGTTCACGATGAAGCCGCAGCGCGGCCGGATCAACCTCTCCTACGTGAATGACCCGAAGCTGGAAGAGCTGATGGACAAGCAGCGCGGGCAGTTCGTGTGGGAGGAGCGGCTGCAGACGGTCCGCCAGATTGAGGAGCACGTGGCGGAGGAGCAGTACGAAATCTACTTCTCGACCGACACGCGCACGTACTTCTGGGATTCGAACATCGAGAACTACCGGCCGACCGCGTGGTTCCCGTACACGCACCTGATGAAGGCCTGGCGCGACGCCTGA
- a CDS encoding methylated-DNA--[protein]-cysteine S-methyltransferase, protein MTGPAPAPADALPAAVAETALGWAGVALSPEGIRHATLFHATREAALGELRAFGGSEAETSALREACARLKAYARGDLAALAAFPVDLPAGLPGASRRVLLALREIPPGETRSYGWLAVRAGLGSGAARAAGAIIGANPAPLWLPCHRVVAADGSLHGFAGGLALKRRLLEHEGALPRSLLP, encoded by the coding sequence ATGACAGGCCCCGCGCCCGCCCCGGCTGACGCACTTCCCGCCGCCGTCGCCGAGACCGCACTCGGCTGGGCCGGCGTCGCCCTCTCGCCCGAAGGCATCCGCCACGCCACGCTCTTCCACGCCACGCGCGAGGCCGCGCTCGGCGAGCTGCGCGCCTTCGGCGGCTCCGAAGCCGAAACCAGCGCCCTCCGCGAGGCCTGCGCCCGCCTCAAGGCCTACGCCCGCGGCGACCTCGCGGCCCTCGCCGCCTTTCCCGTCGACCTGCCCGCGGGGCTCCCCGGCGCCTCCCGGCGCGTCCTGCTCGCCCTCCGCGAAATTCCCCCTGGCGAAACCCGGAGCTATGGGTGGCTCGCCGTCCGGGCCGGACTCGGGTCCGGGGCAGCCCGCGCCGCCGGCGCCATCATCGGCGCCAACCCCGCGCCGCTCTGGCTCCCCTGCCACCGCGTCGTCGCCGCCGACGGCTCCCTCCACGGCTTCGCCGGGGGTCTCGCCCTGAAGCGCCGACTCCTCGAACACGAGGGCGCCCTCCCCCGCTCCCTCCTCCCCTGA
- a CDS encoding transglutaminase domain-containing protein translates to MAGLNPSLERTPVRTAGSVAINLPRIVMSWEDWLTFAVAVITFVAIAHSLEQANWVEGMPPFIPTVLLGLAIGMFTARTRLHALAIHPVGLALGAAVVVLVAQSYADGPTLADRLADFRVRMVEWFHVVRAGDISNDNLPFVTLVQALAWLAAYAAAWCLFRWHNAWLALLPGGFILLTNISFLDGQPSGDFVVFLFGAIILLSRVHLQKHLARWRAEGIDYPEFISVSLIQLTVVVAAALVVIAWQLPLGNQARAVESIFNTLARPFTSQSDQFVRLFHNIDSRRGANLHTFGNTLPIQGDVTLGSKRLFEVNAAEPGLLRATSYEVYTGAGWKAGPRDSSRVDARELAVDAQSAAYQARTVAILRVRLLSSESTILTPGVPLAANVDTRVDVAPGQAADIERMRSRRALGAEDTYNSFGSISRATAEQLNAAGTAYPQWVTDRYLQLPGSLPQSVRDETRRIIAEAGAATPYQQAKAIEAYLRTFPYDLAVPAPPPGRDAVEFLLFELKRGYFDYQASAMCVMLRTAGIPCRVAVGYVLTPGSGEETLYTVRKSDAYSWVEVFFPSYGWVEFNPTSDRPEGGAGGLSQPLVPSDPFVEPSLEDLFGPDFVDPTGGSNPVKDALAEEPVLNDRFSWLLLAIPLGLLSLLAAGALGLRVAWNWGLSGLDQRARLWAHTQRLAGWAGLGAREAETPREWSRRLGRAIQREEPAERLGQAYEESRYARPGQYRVGDGEALASYRSLRSALLGRLFGRKNRQAP, encoded by the coding sequence ATGGCAGGCCTGAACCCCTCGTTGGAGCGGACCCCTGTCCGCACGGCAGGCTCGGTCGCGATCAACCTGCCCCGCATCGTCATGAGCTGGGAGGACTGGCTCACCTTCGCCGTCGCTGTCATCACCTTCGTCGCCATCGCCCATTCCCTCGAGCAGGCCAACTGGGTCGAGGGCATGCCTCCCTTCATTCCGACCGTCCTCCTCGGCCTCGCCATCGGCATGTTCACCGCCCGGACCCGCCTCCATGCGCTGGCCATCCACCCTGTCGGCCTCGCGCTCGGCGCCGCCGTCGTTGTCCTGGTCGCCCAGTCGTACGCCGATGGCCCCACCCTCGCCGACCGCCTCGCCGACTTCCGCGTCCGCATGGTCGAATGGTTCCACGTCGTCCGCGCCGGTGACATCAGCAATGACAACCTCCCCTTCGTCACCCTCGTCCAGGCCCTCGCCTGGCTCGCCGCCTACGCCGCCGCCTGGTGCCTCTTCCGCTGGCACAACGCCTGGCTCGCCCTCCTGCCCGGCGGCTTCATCCTCCTCACCAACATCTCCTTCCTGGATGGCCAGCCCTCCGGCGACTTCGTCGTCTTCCTCTTCGGCGCCATCATCCTCCTCTCCCGCGTCCACCTCCAGAAGCACCTCGCCCGCTGGCGCGCCGAGGGCATCGACTACCCGGAATTCATCTCCGTCAGCCTCATCCAGCTCACCGTCGTGGTCGCGGCCGCACTCGTCGTCATCGCCTGGCAGCTCCCCCTCGGAAACCAGGCCCGGGCCGTCGAATCTATCTTCAACACCCTCGCCCGGCCGTTCACCTCCCAGTCCGACCAGTTCGTCCGGCTCTTCCATAACATCGACTCTCGCCGCGGCGCCAACCTCCACACCTTCGGCAACACCCTCCCCATCCAGGGTGATGTCACCCTCGGTTCGAAGCGCCTGTTCGAAGTCAACGCCGCCGAGCCCGGCCTCCTCCGCGCCACCAGCTACGAGGTCTACACCGGCGCCGGCTGGAAGGCCGGCCCGCGCGACTCCTCCCGCGTCGATGCCCGCGAACTCGCCGTCGATGCCCAGTCCGCCGCCTACCAGGCCCGCACCGTCGCCATCCTCCGCGTCAGGCTCCTCTCGTCCGAAAGCACCATCCTCACGCCCGGGGTCCCCCTCGCCGCCAACGTCGACACCCGCGTCGACGTCGCCCCCGGCCAGGCCGCCGATATTGAGCGGATGCGCAGCCGCCGCGCCCTCGGCGCCGAAGACACCTACAACAGCTTCGGCTCCATTTCCAGGGCCACCGCCGAGCAGCTCAACGCGGCCGGCACCGCCTATCCCCAGTGGGTCACCGACCGCTACCTCCAGCTCCCCGGTTCCCTCCCCCAGTCGGTCCGTGACGAAACCCGCCGCATCATCGCCGAGGCCGGTGCCGCCACCCCGTACCAGCAGGCGAAGGCGATTGAAGCCTACCTCCGCACCTTCCCCTACGATCTGGCTGTCCCGGCCCCGCCGCCCGGCCGCGACGCCGTCGAGTTCCTCCTCTTCGAACTGAAGCGCGGCTACTTCGACTACCAGGCGAGCGCCATGTGCGTCATGCTTCGCACGGCCGGCATCCCCTGCCGCGTCGCGGTCGGCTACGTCCTCACTCCCGGCTCCGGCGAAGAAACCCTCTACACCGTCCGCAAGAGCGACGCCTACTCCTGGGTCGAAGTCTTCTTCCCCTCCTACGGCTGGGTCGAATTCAACCCCACCTCCGACCGCCCCGAAGGCGGCGCCGGCGGACTCAGCCAGCCCCTCGTCCCATCCGATCCCTTCGTCGAACCCTCGCTCGAAGACCTCTTCGGTCCCGACTTCGTCGACCCGACCGGCGGCTCCAACCCCGTGAAAGACGCCCTCGCCGAAGAGCCGGTCCTCAACGACCGCTTCAGCTGGCTCCTCCTCGCCATCCCCCTCGGGCTCCTCTCCCTGCTCGCCGCCGGCGCCCTCGGCCTCCGCGTCGCCTGGAACTGGGGCCTCTCCGGCCTCGACCAGCGCGCCCGCCTCTGGGCGCACACCCAGCGCCTTGCCGGTTGGGCCGGCCTCGGCGCCCGCGAAGCCGAAACCCCCCGCGAATGGTCCCGCCGCCTCGGCCGGGCCATCCAGCGCGAAGAACCCGCCGAACGCCTCGGCCAGGCCTACGAGGAATCCCGCTACGCCCGCCCCGGGCAGTACCGCGTCGGCGACGGCGAAGCCCTCGCGTCCTACCGCTCCCTGCGCAGCGCACTCCTTGGCCGGCTCTTCGGCCGCAAGAACCGGCAGGCCCCATGA
- a CDS encoding DUF58 domain-containing protein: protein MRRLIAAVLAPERRTLSLVLAILLACMFVAFATGFWLLFRLVYVIAIALPLAWLFTWWNTRSLQAEADRRTSRAQVGQEALEVIEVRNTAFLPKIWLEVEDPSGLPGHRSRRIVSIPPRRSRNWIVTTPLLRRGLYEWGPLIVTAVDPFGIFRRSRTFGEAQQILVYPPVVDLPHFQAPPANLPGEGRFRRRTHYITPNAAGVREYAPGDAFNRIHWRSTARTGELMVKTFELDPASDIWVILDLERRVHVGSGDDSTEEYAVRIAASVARHYIVANRPAGLMQFGRDLRILEPERGQNQLTRILETLATASAVGDAPLGALLLEEQRRFGRHTTLVIVTASTDDHWLTAIQSLTQRGVRAAVILVDPSSFGSDRSPLLLYGQLTASDILTYVVRRGDDLSLALGPAGAGGGAWQA from the coding sequence GTGCGGCGCCTCATCGCTGCCGTCCTCGCCCCCGAACGCCGGACGCTCTCCCTCGTCCTCGCCATCCTCCTCGCCTGCATGTTCGTCGCCTTCGCCACCGGCTTCTGGCTGCTGTTCCGCCTCGTCTACGTCATCGCCATCGCCCTGCCGCTTGCCTGGCTCTTCACCTGGTGGAACACCCGCAGCCTCCAGGCCGAAGCCGACCGTCGCACCTCCCGCGCCCAGGTCGGCCAGGAGGCTCTCGAGGTCATCGAGGTGCGCAACACTGCCTTCCTCCCGAAAATCTGGCTCGAAGTCGAAGACCCCTCCGGCCTCCCCGGCCACCGCTCCCGCCGCATTGTCAGCATCCCGCCGCGCCGCTCCCGCAACTGGATCGTCACCACCCCGCTCCTCCGCCGCGGCCTCTACGAGTGGGGCCCGCTTATCGTCACCGCGGTCGACCCCTTCGGCATCTTCCGCCGCTCCCGCACCTTCGGCGAAGCCCAGCAAATCCTCGTCTACCCGCCTGTCGTCGACCTCCCCCACTTCCAGGCGCCTCCCGCTAACCTCCCCGGCGAAGGCCGCTTCCGCCGCCGCACCCACTACATCACACCGAACGCCGCCGGCGTCCGCGAATACGCCCCCGGCGATGCCTTCAACCGCATCCACTGGCGCTCCACCGCCCGCACCGGCGAGCTCATGGTCAAAACCTTCGAGCTCGACCCCGCCTCCGACATCTGGGTCATCCTCGACCTCGAACGCCGCGTCCACGTCGGCTCCGGCGACGACTCGACCGAGGAGTATGCCGTCCGCATCGCCGCCAGCGTCGCCCGCCACTACATCGTCGCCAACCGCCCCGCCGGCCTGATGCAGTTCGGGCGCGACCTCCGCATCCTCGAGCCCGAGCGCGGCCAGAACCAGCTCACCCGCATCCTCGAAACCCTCGCCACCGCCAGCGCCGTCGGCGATGCCCCCCTCGGCGCCCTCCTCCTCGAAGAGCAGCGCCGATTCGGCCGCCACACCACCCTCGTCATCGTCACCGCCTCCACCGATGACCACTGGCTCACCGCCATCCAATCGCTCACCCAGCGCGGCGTCCGCGCTGCCGTCATCCTGGTCGACCCCTCCTCCTTCGGCAGCGACCGCTCTCCGCTGCTCCTCTACGGACAGCTCACTGCGTCCGATATCCTTACCTATGTCGTCCGCCGCGGCGACGACCTCTCCCTCGCGCTCGGCCCCGCCGGCGCAGGAGGTGGCGCATGGCAGGCCTGA
- a CDS encoding AAA family ATPase: MEDPRIVAERIIANVEKVIVGKSREIRLAVTALICGGHMLIEDVPGVGKTMLARAIAVSTGCSFRRIQFTPDLLPSDVTGVSSYNQKTGDFEFRPGPILAQVVLADEVNRATPKTQSALLEAMEERQVTVDGVTYRMPQPFMVLATQNPIEYEGTFPLPEAQLDRFLIRMFLGYPSPTDEVLVLDNQQTRHPIETLQQVTDANEILQLQRAVREIYVDPLIKQYIVQLANATREHEAVYLGASPRGSLALFRTAQAKALLEGRDFVIPDDVKDLAVFTLAHRVIVSPGAKVKGVTQADVIAQCLQRVPVPGARARA, translated from the coding sequence GTGGAAGACCCAAGGATTGTCGCTGAGCGGATTATCGCCAACGTCGAGAAGGTCATCGTTGGCAAATCCCGCGAAATCCGCCTCGCCGTCACCGCTCTCATCTGCGGCGGCCACATGCTCATCGAAGACGTCCCCGGCGTCGGCAAAACCATGCTCGCCCGCGCCATCGCCGTCTCCACCGGCTGCTCCTTCCGCCGCATCCAGTTCACCCCCGACCTCCTCCCCTCCGACGTCACCGGCGTCTCCAGCTACAACCAGAAGACCGGCGACTTCGAGTTCCGCCCCGGCCCCATCCTCGCCCAGGTCGTCCTCGCCGACGAAGTCAACCGCGCCACGCCGAAGACCCAGTCCGCGCTCCTCGAAGCCATGGAGGAGCGCCAGGTCACCGTCGACGGCGTCACCTACCGCATGCCGCAGCCGTTCATGGTCCTCGCAACCCAGAACCCCATCGAGTACGAAGGCACCTTCCCCCTCCCCGAGGCCCAGCTCGACCGCTTCCTCATCCGCATGTTCCTCGGCTACCCCTCCCCCACCGACGAGGTCCTCGTCCTCGATAACCAGCAGACCCGCCACCCCATCGAAACCCTCCAGCAGGTCACCGACGCCAACGAAATCCTCCAGCTCCAGCGCGCCGTCCGCGAAATCTACGTCGACCCGCTCATCAAGCAGTACATCGTCCAGCTCGCCAACGCCACCCGCGAGCACGAAGCCGTCTACCTCGGCGCCAGCCCCCGCGGCTCGCTCGCGCTCTTCCGCACCGCACAGGCCAAAGCCCTCCTCGAAGGCCGCGACTTCGTTATCCCTGACGACGTCAAAGACCTCGCCGTCTTCACCCTCGCCCACCGCGTCATCGTTAGCCCCGGCGCCAAGGTCAAAGGCGTCACCCAGGCCGACGTCATCGCCCAGTGCCTCCAGCGCGTCCCCGTCCCCGGGGCCCGCGCCCGCGCCTGA
- a CDS encoding TetR/AcrR family transcriptional regulator, which translates to MAASEPRSERADARLNRERIIEAARSLFLEHGTAVEMRHLAERAGVGVGTIYRNFPAKSDLIAAVAAAVLDETDAELEAVFAIDDPVELVRRHIATLLRTFSTTAPLAMEMMAAPTFETMRGRVLAWLTDPRLDAAIQRGIRCGCFRADLDIPAARLFIAGAADPLVVMAACPPLTPARLEARLAELVLRALLAPGQPLPADLAPAGQKGT; encoded by the coding sequence ATGGCAGCATCAGAACCCCGCTCCGAACGCGCCGACGCCCGCCTCAACCGCGAGCGCATCATCGAAGCCGCCCGCAGCCTCTTCCTCGAACACGGCACCGCCGTCGAAATGCGCCACCTCGCCGAGCGCGCCGGCGTCGGCGTCGGCACCATCTACCGCAACTTCCCCGCCAAGTCCGACCTCATCGCCGCCGTTGCCGCCGCCGTCCTCGACGAAACCGACGCCGAGCTCGAGGCCGTTTTCGCCATCGACGACCCGGTCGAGCTGGTCCGGCGCCACATCGCCACCCTCCTCCGCACCTTCTCCACCACCGCACCGCTCGCAATGGAGATGATGGCCGCCCCTACCTTCGAAACCATGCGCGGCCGCGTCCTCGCGTGGCTCACCGACCCGCGCCTCGACGCCGCCATCCAGCGCGGCATCCGCTGCGGCTGCTTCCGCGCCGACCTCGATATCCCCGCGGCCCGCCTCTTCATCGCCGGCGCCGCCGACCCGCTCGTCGTCATGGCCGCCTGCCCCCCGCTTACCCCGGCCCGGCTCGAAGCCCGCCTCGCCGAACTGGTGCTCCGCGCCCTCCTCGCCCCTGGTCAGCCCCTCCCGGCCGACCTCGCGCCCGCAGGCCAGAAAGGGACTTAA